In Psychrobacter sp. JCM 18902, a single window of DNA contains:
- the ilvA gene encoding threonine ammonia-lyase, biosynthetic: MLSHWVRAILQATVYDVAIQTPLEAAPKLTQRFANDIRFKREDLQPVKSFKLRGAYNRISQLSDEQKVRGVICASAGNHAQGVAYSARKLALNNIIVMPTTTPDIKVDAVKALGGNVDLYGDSFDEANRYAINRAETEGLTFIPPYDDELVIAGQGTIGLELTQQWRNMDYVFVAVGGGGLISGVAAFLGEVAPHVKVIAVEAEQSASLKAALEANERVKLEQVGLFVDGVAVAQIGELPFEIVRMQKSDKSGPLVEPEVVTCTNDEVCAAVKDIFEENRSIVEPAGALPVAGMKKYIEAHNLQGKNCVGIICGANMNFDRLRYIAERTEIGEKKEAIFGVTIPEQTGAFLNFCRSLHGRNITEFNYRADSKKSPDSMEPASIFVGIALKEGDKERKTIRTQLAADGYTAHDLTDDDIAKSHIRHLIGGHAHVANEQLLSVVFPERPGALLKFLEKLGDDFNITLFHYRNHGAAEGRVLVGLQASEGNSRQLQDALLDIGYDCTMLNDNIGYQLFLK, translated from the coding sequence ATGCTGTCACATTGGGTACGAGCCATCTTGCAAGCCACCGTCTATGACGTGGCAATTCAAACACCACTTGAAGCGGCGCCCAAGCTGACCCAACGTTTTGCTAATGACATTCGTTTTAAACGCGAAGACTTGCAACCGGTCAAATCCTTTAAATTGCGTGGTGCCTATAATCGAATTAGTCAATTAAGTGATGAGCAAAAAGTACGCGGCGTCATTTGCGCCTCAGCAGGTAATCATGCCCAAGGCGTTGCTTATTCTGCGCGTAAACTTGCCCTAAACAATATCATCGTGATGCCGACCACCACACCTGACATTAAAGTCGATGCCGTTAAAGCACTGGGCGGTAATGTCGATTTGTATGGTGATAGCTTCGATGAAGCCAACCGTTACGCAATCAATCGCGCTGAAACAGAAGGTCTGACCTTTATCCCCCCTTACGATGATGAGTTGGTCATTGCCGGACAAGGTACCATTGGTCTTGAGCTAACTCAGCAATGGCGCAACATGGATTATGTGTTTGTTGCGGTTGGTGGTGGTGGTCTCATCTCAGGTGTCGCGGCATTCTTAGGTGAAGTTGCGCCGCATGTCAAAGTGATTGCGGTGGAAGCAGAGCAATCAGCTTCTCTTAAAGCGGCGCTTGAAGCCAATGAGCGCGTTAAGCTTGAGCAAGTTGGACTGTTCGTCGATGGCGTGGCAGTTGCTCAAATCGGCGAATTGCCATTTGAAATTGTCCGCATGCAAAAGAGTGATAAATCAGGTCCTTTAGTCGAGCCTGAAGTGGTGACTTGTACCAATGACGAAGTATGCGCGGCGGTTAAAGATATCTTTGAAGAAAATCGCAGTATCGTTGAGCCTGCGGGCGCGTTACCCGTTGCTGGTATGAAAAAATATATCGAAGCCCATAATCTGCAAGGTAAAAACTGCGTTGGCATCATTTGCGGTGCCAATATGAACTTTGACCGCCTACGTTATATCGCTGAGCGTACTGAGATTGGTGAGAAAAAAGAAGCCATCTTTGGTGTGACGATTCCTGAGCAGACAGGCGCTTTCTTAAATTTCTGTCGTAGCTTACATGGACGCAATATTACTGAGTTTAATTATCGCGCCGATAGTAAAAAATCACCTGACTCTATGGAACCTGCATCAATATTTGTCGGTATAGCGCTAAAAGAAGGCGACAAAGAGCGTAAAACCATTCGTACTCAATTGGCAGCTGATGGCTATACAGCTCATGATTTGACCGATGATGATATTGCCAAATCACATATCCGCCATTTGATTGGTGGTCATGCGCATGTCGCAAACGAGCAATTACTAAGTGTGGTTTTCCCTGAACGTCCAGGGGCATTGCTGAAGTTTTTAGAAAAACTGGGTGATGACTTTAATATCACTTTGTTTCATTATCGCAATCATGGTGCCGCCGAAGGTCGCGTATTGGTCGGTTTGCAAGCGTCTGAGGGTAACTCTCGTCAATTACAAGACGCGTTACTCGATATCGGCTATGATTGCACCATGCTCAATGACAATATTGGTTATCAATTATTTTTGAAATAA